Proteins from a genomic interval of Candidatus Nanosynbacter sp. HMT-352:
- the rpsG gene encoding 30S ribosomal protein S7, whose product MPRKVTKKLQRELKPDRRYQSVLVQRLINKSMLDGKKLAAERAVYTALETAAKKLDSEDPLAVFEKALKNVSPSFEVKSRRVGGANYQIPFPVQGHRQLHYAFSWLVQAARARSGMPYSQRLALEIVDAYNEAGAAFKKKEDTHKMAEANRAFAHFARG is encoded by the coding sequence ATGCCTCGTAAAGTTACCAAGAAATTGCAGCGTGAACTTAAGCCTGATCGTCGATACCAAAGCGTACTAGTTCAGCGTTTGATCAATAAGTCAATGCTAGACGGTAAGAAATTGGCGGCTGAGCGCGCTGTTTACACAGCCCTAGAAACTGCCGCTAAGAAATTGGATTCTGAAGATCCATTGGCAGTGTTTGAAAAAGCATTGAAGAACGTTAGCCCAAGCTTTGAGGTTAAATCTCGTCGCGTTGGTGGTGCTAACTACCAGATTCCATTCCCAGTTCAGGGACATCGACAATTGCACTATGCGTTTAGCTGGCTAGTCCAAGCAGCTCGCGCTCGTAGCGGAATGCCATATTCACAGCGATTGGCGTTGGAAATCGTTGACGCTTACAATGAAGCTGGTGCTGCCTTTAAGAAGAAGGAAGACACCCATAAGATGGCTGAAGCTAACCGCGCCTTTGCGCACTTTGCTCGCGGCTAA
- a CDS encoding YajQ family cyclic di-GMP-binding protein, which translates to MASFSFDIVSEIDKAEMNNVFMQAEKEIQGRYDFKGTSAAIDWLDDKKGLKITGDNDWQVDAVLDIVRKKLAGRGQSSKVLDLSKEKVVSNLKTTWEIPFKQGLDQPTAKQIAADIRANAPKAKPQIQGDLVRVASTSKDELQKVISLLRESDYDTPLQFVNYR; encoded by the coding sequence ATGGCGAGTTTTTCGTTTGATATTGTGTCAGAAATTGACAAGGCTGAGATGAATAATGTTTTCATGCAGGCTGAAAAAGAAATACAAGGGCGTTATGATTTTAAGGGGACGAGCGCGGCAATTGATTGGCTGGACGATAAAAAGGGTCTGAAGATTACCGGCGACAATGATTGGCAAGTTGACGCTGTTCTGGATATAGTGCGCAAGAAGTTGGCAGGGCGTGGTCAATCAAGTAAAGTTCTGGATTTATCAAAAGAGAAAGTTGTTTCGAACTTGAAGACGACTTGGGAAATTCCGTTCAAGCAAGGTCTTGATCAGCCGACGGCGAAGCAAATTGCTGCTGATATTCGTGCTAATGCGCCGAAAGCTAAGCCGCAAATTCAGGGCGACCTCGTTCGTGTTGCTTCTACGTCGAAGGATGAACTGCAAAAAGTCATTAGTTTATTACGAGAAAGTGATTATGACACGCCTCTGCAATTTGTAAATTATCGTTAG
- a CDS encoding S1 family peptidase, with product MNQKSMKKLKIAAIVLGVVFLISVIVGLIVVNNNRSSGVSKTAKKKIQKIFAEEDVKSLQKVVSKYGYSIRYDKSIFTGEGHVLNKDSNEKQYSATTYADDELKESRAYAILRLHFRKGSEKPKEEEEKFSFRKIMPDFSIITSRKKAYFDRSTMPEEYKDTKKYSDLDLMLQGDINKQKKDNPNLKYHTSDATISGRKFKKMVVDYGSTIDGKWQKTGEKITYLTIQNGRPYWMTIFALSKNSYTQPYIDQLEALVAKVTFQNPDSSYLVRADGNNEAQVASATIAKTETKAENFSEDKDTTNTLDELDEDSVIKVVARNQIATVRVGTYRCADMIYTAQNGASMQLNGLCTGGIGSGSIVSDDGYIATNGHVTEVSNQSMIMGINTQENMNKYIKFVVDAGYVTRETLRDLANKADGGDQSAQAAILGLINQVPADSIRSQNDRYDYVIQTSSEPIAREDDGSGNLKWKKTKTNIPAKKIDAEVDLKGRGMDLNSDKSDVAILKVEGRFPAVELGDSSRISRGDRVTAIGYPAIVDDGVNTKKSKTVPTVTQGNVSGSGSDAGGHKLFSMSAQIAAGNSGGPAFDDDGKQIGLNTYGGSSCADRSERNNSCFGEGIFRDIADLKTMAKKNNVALSANGELTKLWKDGLESFSQGKYSQAKAKFEQLDKKYPDNYLVAKMIEVSSNTPDDSTESEASSAEAGTSESENNTTVIIVVVVILSTGALFVTVSIIAIAVSVSNRRKMNTYPYPVAGQFPQQPQYPQQPYQQPIPPQQQYPQQNYYQHQPGQYPPTYAQPPMQQPPANYPPAAPAQSNNEPKNPPTQS from the coding sequence ATGAATCAGAAGTCAATGAAGAAATTAAAAATTGCAGCCATCGTTCTGGGTGTAGTTTTCTTGATCTCTGTTATAGTTGGGCTGATTGTCGTTAATAATAACCGCTCTTCCGGAGTTAGTAAAACCGCAAAAAAGAAGATCCAGAAGATTTTTGCCGAAGAAGATGTTAAGAGCTTGCAAAAAGTCGTTTCCAAATATGGCTATTCAATTCGATACGACAAGAGTATTTTTACTGGCGAAGGTCACGTCTTAAATAAAGACTCTAATGAGAAACAGTATAGCGCCACCACTTATGCTGATGATGAGCTGAAAGAAAGTCGCGCTTATGCGATTTTGCGATTACATTTCAGAAAAGGTTCAGAAAAGCCGAAGGAGGAAGAAGAGAAGTTCTCGTTTAGGAAGATTATGCCAGACTTCTCAATTATAACTTCGCGCAAAAAAGCTTATTTTGATCGCTCAACGATGCCCGAGGAATACAAGGACACGAAGAAATATTCAGATTTGGATTTAATGCTTCAGGGTGATATCAACAAGCAGAAAAAGGATAATCCTAACTTAAAATATCACACCAGCGATGCGACGATTTCTGGACGTAAGTTTAAGAAGATGGTCGTTGATTACGGAAGCACTATTGACGGCAAGTGGCAGAAAACTGGCGAAAAAATAACTTATTTGACGATTCAGAATGGCAGGCCGTACTGGATGACGATTTTTGCATTGAGCAAGAATTCGTACACACAGCCATACATTGACCAGCTGGAGGCGCTGGTTGCTAAGGTTACTTTCCAGAATCCAGACAGTAGCTATTTAGTCAGGGCTGATGGCAATAATGAGGCGCAAGTGGCTTCCGCTACGATAGCTAAGACCGAAACTAAGGCGGAAAATTTCTCAGAAGATAAAGACACTACAAATACTTTGGATGAACTGGACGAAGATTCTGTTATTAAAGTGGTGGCAAGGAACCAAATTGCTACGGTCCGTGTGGGAACATATCGTTGTGCTGATATGATTTATACGGCACAGAATGGCGCGAGTATGCAGCTGAATGGCTTATGTACGGGTGGAATTGGTAGTGGATCGATTGTTTCTGACGACGGCTACATCGCTACAAATGGGCATGTTACTGAGGTTTCAAACCAAAGTATGATCATGGGTATCAATACTCAAGAGAACATGAATAAATATATAAAGTTTGTGGTAGATGCGGGCTATGTTACTCGAGAAACGCTTCGGGATTTGGCAAATAAGGCTGATGGCGGCGATCAGAGTGCACAAGCAGCAATTCTCGGTCTTATCAATCAGGTTCCTGCCGACAGTATACGTTCACAAAATGATCGATACGATTATGTCATTCAGACCTCAAGTGAACCTATTGCGCGCGAAGATGATGGCTCGGGCAATCTTAAGTGGAAAAAGACAAAGACCAATATTCCAGCCAAGAAAATTGACGCGGAAGTTGATTTGAAGGGTCGTGGTATGGACCTGAATAGCGACAAAAGTGATGTGGCGATTCTGAAGGTTGAAGGGCGATTTCCAGCGGTAGAGTTAGGTGATAGCTCTAGGATTTCTAGAGGTGATCGGGTGACGGCGATTGGTTATCCAGCGATTGTCGACGACGGTGTAAATACGAAGAAGAGTAAGACTGTGCCAACCGTTACTCAGGGTAATGTTTCTGGTTCGGGCAGTGATGCGGGCGGTCATAAGTTGTTTTCAATGAGCGCGCAAATTGCGGCAGGCAACAGTGGCGGTCCAGCGTTTGATGACGATGGTAAGCAGATTGGACTGAACACTTACGGCGGCTCGTCTTGTGCGGATAGGAGCGAGCGCAACAATTCTTGCTTTGGAGAGGGAATATTCCGTGATATCGCCGATCTGAAAACTATGGCGAAGAAAAATAATGTTGCGTTATCGGCGAATGGCGAATTGACTAAGCTCTGGAAAGATGGTTTGGAAAGTTTTTCTCAAGGTAAATACTCTCAGGCAAAAGCTAAATTTGAGCAATTGGATAAAAAATACCCCGACAATTATTTAGTAGCAAAGATGATCGAAGTTTCATCCAATACTCCAGATGATTCTACGGAAAGCGAGGCATCTAGCGCAGAAGCTGGAACGAGCGAATCAGAAAATAACACTACAGTTATAATCGTGGTTGTGGTGATTCTTTCAACGGGAGCATTATTCGTAACAGTGTCAATTATCGCAATTGCTGTTTCTGTCAGTAATCGACGTAAGATGAATACTTATCCATATCCTGTCGCTGGACAATTCCCGCAACAACCTCAATATCCACAGCAGCCATATCAACAGCCAATTCCGCCGCAACAACAGTATCCGCAACAAAATTACTATCAACATCAACCTGGTCAGTATCCACCAACATACGCGCAGCCGCCTATGCAACAGCCTCCAGCTAACTATCCGCCTGCAGCGCCAGCTCAGAGCAACAACGAGCCTAAAAATCCTCCGACTCAGAGCTAG
- the fusA gene encoding elongation factor G, whose translation MAETHVPLKNFRNIGIIAHIDAGKTTTTEGILYRTGLTHKIGVVRGEGDGATTDWMAQEKERGITITSAAVTCFWKDHKINIIDTPGHIDFTAEVERSLRVLDGAVTVFDGKMGVEAQSETVWRQANKYGVPRICFVNKINQTGGDFYKSLESIHNRLSKQAFPVHLPIGFEKTIHGVVDLIDMKAYTYDDYTDHELKVGEIPADMLEKAKNARSLLVENAVEADDELTMKFLEQGEEAITVDELKMALRKRVLAGDFYLVTGGDGRGVIVEKLLDLMVDFLPSPLDVDEIWGKNPKTGDEVSRKPSDKEPLSALAFKIAADPFVGKLIFVRVYSGVLNSGSYVLNTTTGEKERIGRIVRMFADKREEISKVEAGDIAAVVGLKSTATGNTLSDVAHPIALESIEFPEPPVSIAVEPKSKADQEKMALALQRLAEEDPTFRIHTDEETGQTIMSGMGELHLDILIDRMKREFKVEANIGEPQVAFRESIKGRSEVQGKHAKQSGGRGQYGDVWVRFEPNETGKGFEFVDEIKGGVVPQEYRPAVMKGIRETLEGGVIAGYPVVDVKATLYDGSYHDVDSSELAFSLAGSIAAREGIKQASPILLEPVMKVEVTTPEDFMGDIIGDLNSRRGRIDAMEDLMGGAKLIKAFVPLANMFGYTSDIRSMSQGRAASTMELAQYEEVPPNVAQEIIEKRNK comes from the coding sequence ATGGCAGAGACGCATGTTCCGCTAAAGAATTTTAGAAATATTGGTATTATTGCCCATATTGACGCCGGTAAAACGACGACAACTGAGGGTATTTTGTACCGCACTGGTTTGACACATAAGATCGGTGTGGTTCGTGGTGAAGGTGACGGTGCTACCACCGACTGGATGGCACAGGAGAAAGAACGTGGTATTACTATTACGTCAGCTGCTGTGACTTGTTTCTGGAAAGATCACAAGATTAACATCATCGACACCCCAGGGCACATCGACTTTACCGCTGAGGTTGAGCGTAGTTTGCGCGTGCTTGACGGTGCGGTTACAGTCTTTGACGGTAAGATGGGTGTTGAGGCTCAGTCTGAAACCGTTTGGCGCCAGGCCAATAAGTACGGCGTGCCTCGTATTTGTTTCGTTAACAAGATTAACCAGACGGGTGGCGACTTCTACAAATCTCTAGAGTCAATTCACAACCGCTTGAGTAAGCAGGCTTTCCCGGTTCATTTGCCAATTGGTTTTGAAAAGACTATCCACGGTGTTGTCGACTTGATTGACATGAAAGCTTACACCTACGACGATTACACAGACCACGAGCTTAAGGTTGGCGAAATTCCAGCTGATATGCTTGAAAAAGCTAAGAATGCACGTTCTCTGTTGGTTGAAAACGCCGTTGAGGCTGACGACGAACTTACTATGAAGTTCTTGGAGCAGGGTGAAGAAGCTATTACCGTTGACGAGCTAAAGATGGCTCTACGTAAGCGCGTTTTGGCTGGTGACTTTTATCTAGTTACCGGTGGTGACGGTCGCGGCGTGATCGTTGAGAAGCTGCTTGACTTGATGGTTGACTTTTTGCCAAGTCCACTAGACGTTGATGAAATTTGGGGTAAGAATCCAAAGACTGGCGACGAAGTTAGCCGCAAGCCATCAGACAAGGAGCCTTTGTCTGCTTTGGCGTTTAAGATTGCTGCCGATCCATTTGTTGGTAAATTGATCTTCGTTCGTGTCTATTCTGGCGTTTTGAACTCAGGAAGCTACGTGCTTAATACGACAACTGGCGAGAAAGAGCGAATTGGACGAATCGTTCGTATGTTTGCTGACAAGCGTGAAGAAATTAGCAAGGTTGAAGCTGGTGACATCGCCGCTGTGGTTGGTCTGAAATCTACCGCAACTGGTAACACGTTGTCTGACGTAGCTCATCCGATTGCTCTTGAGTCAATTGAATTCCCAGAGCCACCTGTGTCAATCGCGGTTGAGCCAAAGTCAAAGGCTGACCAAGAGAAGATGGCGTTGGCATTGCAGCGCTTGGCTGAAGAAGATCCAACCTTCCGAATTCACACCGACGAGGAAACAGGCCAGACAATTATGTCAGGAATGGGTGAATTGCACCTAGACATTCTTATTGACCGTATGAAGCGCGAATTTAAGGTTGAAGCCAACATTGGTGAACCTCAGGTTGCCTTCCGCGAAAGTATCAAGGGTCGTTCTGAAGTTCAAGGTAAGCACGCTAAGCAGTCTGGTGGTCGCGGTCAATATGGTGACGTTTGGGTTCGCTTTGAGCCAAATGAGACTGGTAAGGGCTTTGAATTCGTTGATGAAATTAAGGGTGGTGTGGTTCCTCAGGAATATCGCCCAGCCGTAATGAAGGGTATTCGCGAAACGTTGGAAGGCGGCGTTATTGCTGGCTATCCAGTTGTTGACGTTAAGGCTACACTTTACGATGGCTCATACCACGATGTCGACTCCTCAGAATTGGCGTTCTCATTGGCAGGTTCGATAGCTGCTCGTGAAGGTATTAAACAAGCTAGCCCAATCTTGCTTGAGCCAGTCATGAAGGTTGAAGTTACTACACCAGAAGACTTCATGGGTGACATCATCGGCGACCTTAACTCACGTCGCGGACGTATCGACGCTATGGAAGACTTGATGGGTGGCGCTAAGTTGATTAAGGCATTTGTGCCATTAGCAAATATGTTCGGCTACACATCAGACATTCGTTCAATGTCTCAAGGTCGCGCCGCTTCAACGATGGAATTAGCTCAATACGAGGAAGTTCCACCAAACGTTGCGCAAGAGATTATCGAAAAGCGAAATAAATAA
- a CDS encoding threonine/serine exporter family protein — MKKKVPKFIEQSLARVANLYSFEPEHHLEKIDESLTPNMRALRLAMTIAEQLLSMGVVARDVVRMAQGITRTYCRRPVHVDVSYTLVTISQDRGVSHEPLTMARVIVPDDPNYQLIQALQLLALDIRRKQLSLEEAEERLQQILKKPTEHSRLVVYAAGGLVSAGSVILYGGSLLMASIAFLLGFSATGLLRWLGRIGAPLFYSQALVAIFVTLVAAGAAWCSNYLELSVNATLLVISGIVLLVAGLMFVGAFQDAIDEYYMTANARLLKVVMATGGVIAGVMIGLYIATKFGVTFPATPDRLTLADGHTQYLGAGIIAAAFVLRNHSRFLGMIISALIAIFGWWISRLAMSFGFDIVTASGIAAAVIGLVAVMTSRLWKFPSLAIIAAGIVPLVPGLSLYNGLMGVVLYPPNSANFLPALAILARAILIGVAVAIGASFGNIVGRPIRRQFINLFRRNTQIL, encoded by the coding sequence GTGAAGAAAAAAGTACCAAAATTCATTGAGCAATCATTAGCCCGAGTCGCTAATCTTTACAGCTTTGAGCCGGAGCATCATCTGGAGAAAATTGATGAAAGTTTGACACCGAATATGCGAGCTTTGCGCCTGGCTATGACGATTGCCGAGCAGCTTCTGAGCATGGGCGTGGTGGCGCGCGATGTGGTTCGTATGGCGCAAGGAATTACGCGGACATATTGCCGCAGACCCGTTCATGTGGACGTGAGCTACACTTTGGTGACAATTTCTCAAGACCGCGGAGTTAGCCATGAGCCTTTGACGATGGCGCGAGTTATCGTTCCTGACGACCCTAATTATCAATTGATTCAAGCATTGCAATTATTAGCCCTCGACATTCGTCGCAAGCAACTTTCCCTGGAAGAAGCCGAAGAGCGATTGCAACAAATACTCAAAAAACCCACCGAACATTCCCGACTAGTCGTTTACGCGGCGGGCGGATTAGTGAGCGCGGGTTCTGTCATTCTGTACGGCGGCAGTTTGCTCATGGCATCGATAGCGTTTCTGCTCGGATTCTCAGCGACTGGACTACTGAGGTGGCTGGGGCGTATTGGCGCGCCGTTGTTTTATTCGCAAGCCCTCGTGGCGATTTTCGTAACATTGGTGGCGGCGGGCGCAGCTTGGTGTAGCAATTATCTGGAGCTGAGCGTCAATGCGACATTGTTAGTCATCAGCGGCATCGTCTTATTAGTCGCGGGACTAATGTTTGTCGGCGCATTCCAGGATGCAATCGACGAATATTATATGACCGCCAACGCCAGATTGTTAAAAGTCGTAATGGCGACGGGTGGCGTAATTGCTGGCGTGATGATCGGATTATACATTGCGACAAAATTTGGCGTAACATTCCCTGCGACACCAGATCGATTGACATTGGCGGACGGACACACGCAATATTTGGGTGCTGGAATTATCGCGGCGGCGTTCGTTCTGAGAAATCATTCTCGATTTTTAGGCATGATTATTTCGGCATTAATTGCAATTTTCGGCTGGTGGATTTCAAGATTAGCTATGAGTTTTGGCTTTGATATCGTAACAGCGAGTGGCATCGCAGCGGCGGTAATTGGGCTGGTCGCAGTTATGACTTCCAGATTATGGAAATTCCCTTCCCTGGCGATTATTGCGGCGGGAATTGTGCCGCTAGTCCCAGGGTTGTCGCTCTACAACGGATTAATGGGCGTCGTCCTATATCCACCAAACAGCGCAAATTTTCTACCGGCCCTGGCCATCTTAGCGCGAGCAATCCTCATCGGCGTGGCAGTAGCAATTGGCGCATCATTCGGCAACATCGTCGGTCGCCCAATTCGCCGACAATTCATCAATTTATTCCGACGAAACACGCAGATATTATGA
- a CDS encoding alpha-amylase family glycosyl hydrolase: MSNKTLVDLDQWLAPHKSTIQAREKYISSKLKKVLSGKTPAEFAMGFLHFGLHKTDAGWTFREWAPNATQMFLVGDFSDWKEREEFALSRDENGEWSINLPEDSLRHGQKYKLRVYWSGSDGWRLPSYANYVVQDENSVDFSAVVWSPKTPYDWQYKTPPKPKVPLIYEAHVGMSSQQEKVASFSEFTTEVLPRIKKSGYNTIQLMAIAEHPYYGSFGYHVSNFFAVSSRFGTPDDFKKLVDTAHGMGLRVIIDLVHAHAAKNEVEGLGNFAGDPTQYFKPTNHPEWDSRLFDYGKPEVLHFLASNCRWWLDEYHIDGFRFDGVTSMIYHDHGLGKSFTSYDDYFRDNVDKDALTYLRLANETIHTVRPDATTIAEEMSGFPGLGASAKDGGLGFDYRLQMGAPDLWIKTLKEKNDEDWDLGQLAYTLGSHRPEEKVINYAESHDQALVGDKTLIFRLIDKNMYWHMDKIDPDLKTERGIALHKLIRLMTAGLHGGGYLNFMGNEFGHPEWIDFPREGNNWSFKHARRQWILRDNGFLKYQWLGDFDAALMKIIRQIDNSDIQHLTVRQSDHMVSFMHGDFLFVINFSPDKSHSDYSVPAEAGSYKLALSSDDKNFGGQERIDHNSRFFTSPAHNNHNLKVYLPARTGIILQKVD; this comes from the coding sequence ATGAGCAATAAAACCCTCGTTGATTTGGACCAGTGGCTAGCCCCACACAAATCCACAATTCAGGCGCGCGAGAAGTATATTTCTTCGAAACTGAAAAAGGTTTTAAGCGGCAAGACACCAGCCGAATTCGCGATGGGTTTTTTACATTTCGGACTCCATAAAACAGATGCAGGCTGGACGTTTAGAGAATGGGCGCCGAATGCGACTCAGATGTTCTTAGTTGGCGATTTTTCAGATTGGAAAGAGCGTGAGGAATTCGCCTTAAGTCGTGATGAAAACGGCGAATGGAGCATAAATCTTCCTGAAGATTCACTCCGCCACGGACAAAAATATAAATTACGCGTCTATTGGTCTGGCAGCGATGGTTGGCGACTGCCTTCATACGCAAATTACGTCGTTCAGGACGAAAATTCTGTCGATTTTTCCGCGGTCGTGTGGTCGCCAAAAACTCCTTATGATTGGCAATATAAAACCCCGCCCAAGCCAAAAGTTCCCCTGATTTACGAAGCGCACGTTGGTATGAGCAGCCAACAGGAAAAAGTAGCCAGCTTCAGCGAATTCACCACAGAGGTTTTGCCACGAATTAAGAAATCTGGGTACAACACCATTCAACTTATGGCAATCGCCGAGCACCCATATTACGGCAGTTTCGGATATCACGTCAGCAACTTTTTCGCGGTTTCGTCAAGATTTGGCACTCCCGACGATTTTAAGAAATTGGTTGACACAGCGCACGGAATGGGACTGCGCGTCATCATTGACCTCGTTCACGCTCACGCCGCCAAAAACGAAGTCGAAGGTCTGGGCAATTTCGCTGGCGATCCGACACAATATTTCAAGCCAACAAATCATCCAGAATGGGATTCGCGATTATTCGATTACGGCAAACCAGAAGTTTTGCATTTTTTGGCAAGTAATTGCCGTTGGTGGTTGGACGAATATCACATTGACGGATTTAGGTTTGATGGTGTAACTAGTATGATTTACCATGATCACGGACTCGGAAAAAGTTTCACTAGTTATGATGATTATTTCCGCGACAACGTCGACAAAGACGCGCTCACTTATTTACGATTGGCGAATGAAACCATTCACACCGTTCGCCCCGACGCCACGACAATTGCAGAGGAAATGAGCGGCTTTCCTGGACTGGGCGCATCGGCGAAGGATGGCGGGCTGGGATTTGATTATCGCTTGCAAATGGGCGCGCCAGATTTATGGATAAAAACCCTGAAAGAGAAAAATGATGAAGATTGGGATTTGGGGCAATTAGCTTACACTTTGGGTTCGCACCGGCCAGAGGAAAAAGTCATTAATTATGCCGAAAGCCATGACCAAGCGCTTGTCGGCGATAAAACGCTGATTTTCCGGCTGATTGATAAAAATATGTATTGGCATATGGATAAAATTGATCCAGATCTTAAGACCGAACGCGGAATAGCCCTGCATAAACTAATTCGCTTGATGACCGCGGGACTGCACGGCGGCGGTTATTTGAATTTTATGGGCAATGAATTCGGGCATCCGGAATGGATTGATTTTCCGCGTGAAGGTAATAATTGGTCGTTTAAGCACGCTCGTCGGCAATGGATTTTGCGCGACAACGGCTTCTTAAAATATCAATGGCTGGGCGATTTTGATGCGGCGCTAATGAAAATTATTCGACAAATTGACAATTCTGATATTCAACATCTGACAGTTCGCCAATCTGATCATATGGTCAGTTTTATGCATGGCGACTTTTTATTTGTTATCAATTTTTCGCCCGACAAATCCCACTCAGATTACTCAGTACCCGCAGAAGCTGGCTCTTATAAATTGGCATTAAGTAGCGACGACAAGAACTTCGGCGGACAGGAGCGAATAGACCATAATTCCCGATTTTTCACTTCCCCAGCTCACAATAATCACAATCTTAAAGTTTACTTGCCAGCCAGAACGGGCATTATTTTACAGAAAGTTGACTAG
- the tgt gene encoding tRNA guanosine(34) transglycosylase Tgt: protein MQEKPFSFEITSRFNDTLARTGIIHTPHGDIETPAFIVVGTKANVKAMVPEMVADVGAQAVLANAYHLYLQPGHELIEKAGYLGKFMHWDGPTFTDSGGFQVLSLGSGFKKVLAMSTDVDEEIAIAKKSSRHAWVDENGVMFKSHLDGSYHKFTPELSMQIQAGIGADITFAFDELTSLIDPYEYQVEALARTHAWAERSLAEVKRLREARPDKPYQALFGVLQGANYEDLRKQTAEFLGAMDFDGYGIGGALEKETMAQTIQWVNQILPENKPRHLLGISEPDDIFAAIEQGIDTFDCVSPTRVARNGAAYMPFGRVNVRGRKYREMFAPIMDDCDCYTCKNYTAAYLCHLLHARESLAGTLLSIHNERFIVKLVDDIRASLEDGTFYEFRDSFLAKYYSKK, encoded by the coding sequence ATGCAGGAAAAACCTTTTTCTTTTGAAATAACTTCACGATTTAATGACACTCTGGCGCGAACGGGAATTATTCACACGCCACACGGTGATATTGAAACGCCGGCGTTTATTGTGGTTGGAACTAAGGCTAATGTTAAGGCGATGGTTCCAGAGATGGTAGCGGATGTTGGTGCGCAGGCGGTGCTGGCGAATGCTTATCATTTATATCTGCAGCCGGGGCATGAGTTGATTGAAAAGGCTGGATATCTTGGTAAATTTATGCACTGGGATGGTCCGACTTTTACGGATAGCGGTGGGTTTCAGGTCTTGAGTTTAGGTTCTGGCTTTAAGAAAGTTTTGGCAATGAGCACTGATGTCGATGAAGAAATTGCGATTGCTAAAAAATCGTCGCGTCATGCTTGGGTGGACGAAAACGGCGTAATGTTCAAGTCACATTTGGACGGCTCTTATCATAAATTCACGCCAGAATTGTCCATGCAAATTCAGGCTGGAATTGGCGCTGACATTACTTTTGCGTTTGACGAATTGACCTCTTTGATTGATCCGTACGAATATCAAGTTGAGGCGCTGGCCAGGACGCATGCTTGGGCGGAGCGAAGTTTGGCGGAAGTCAAGCGCCTAAGGGAGGCTCGTCCAGATAAGCCATATCAAGCTTTGTTTGGCGTTTTGCAAGGCGCGAATTACGAGGATTTGCGAAAACAAACTGCCGAGTTTTTGGGCGCGATGGATTTTGATGGCTATGGAATCGGTGGCGCGTTGGAAAAGGAAACTATGGCGCAAACGATTCAGTGGGTCAATCAAATTCTGCCTGAAAATAAACCGCGTCATTTGTTGGGAATTTCCGAGCCTGATGATATTTTTGCGGCAATTGAGCAGGGAATTGACACCTTTGACTGCGTGAGCCCGACGCGAGTTGCTAGGAACGGCGCCGCGTATATGCCGTTTGGTCGAGTCAATGTGCGCGGCCGAAAATACCGCGAGATGTTTGCGCCGATTATGGACGATTGCGATTGCTATACTTGCAAGAACTACACGGCGGCTTATCTTTGTCATCTTCTGCACGCCCGCGAGTCGTTGGCTGGAACGTTGTTGTCAATCCACAACGAGCGATTTATCGTTAAGTTGGTTGATGATATTCGAGCCAGCTTGGAGGATGGAACTTTTTACGAGTTTCGTGATTCGTTCTTGGCGAAGTATTATAGTAAGAAATAG